A genomic segment from Triticum dicoccoides isolate Atlit2015 ecotype Zavitan chromosome 1A, WEW_v2.0, whole genome shotgun sequence encodes:
- the LOC119349582 gene encoding two-component response regulator ORR42-like, translating to MASSLKALLVDDMAVERMVASAMLRKFHCEITMAKNGKEAVDMFLEGNEFDIVVCDKDMPIMTGPEAVEKIRAMGAIDVKIVGVSADDNAMEAFMSAGADDFVPKPVRPEILEPMIQEVINKKNN from the exons ATGGCATCGTCCCTCAAGGCATTGCTTGTTGATGATATGGCAGTTGAACGCATGGTTGCCTCCGCCATGCTGCGGAAGTTTCATTGCGAGATCACCATGGCGAAGAATGGGAAAGAAGCTGTTGATATGTTCCTTGAGGGCAACGAGTTTGATATTGTTGTATGTGATAAGGACATGCCCATAATGACCGGCCCTGAG GCAGTTGAGAAGATCCGTGCTATGGGAGCCATCGATGTGAAGATCGTCGGGGTGTCCGCTGATGATAACGCCATGGAGGCGTTCATGAGTGCCGGCGCTGATGACTTTGTGCCCAAACCAGTGAGGCCTGAGATTCTTGAACCTATGATTCAGGAGGTCATCAATAAGAAGAATAATTAG